In Candidatus Promineifilum breve, one genomic interval encodes:
- a CDS encoding gamma-glutamyltransferase family protein has product MTKGVIAAGDRETAAAGAEMLRAGGNAVDAAVAAAFVSFLAEAGIVHLGGSGLAQLYDARSGLSRVYDFFSVVPGLGGPVPETIDFEKVTIDFGAATQSFYLGRGSVAVPGNIAGLCRLAADYGRLPLGVLLEPALRLARDGVALVAFQTDTCRLLAPLYTHTDDIRRVFAPQGRLIQPEERLFIPDLAHTLAALAREGDSYARRGPLAQALLSDQAANGGLLTATDLEQYEVLRPAPIRVAYRGYEVLLPPLCSAGGVLTAFTLKLLAAFDVAAQPHGSAAHLQLLAEAMAATTRARAVWDDLLDTLPGDEATARFLDDGFIAPYRDEMRAALAARRPSPIVTEPPGPTNTSHLSVIDGDGLCVGLTTTAGESAGYIVPGTGYIPNNMLGEEDLHPKGFHSRPAGQRIPTMMAPVVVLERGQPRLVVGSGGSIRIRSAILQTLSNLLDYRLPLDKAVNLARVHLDGEVLQCEAGYDARAVDELESLGYRVNRWPTRGIYFGGAHSVARDADGRLYAAGDNRRGGATAEE; this is encoded by the coding sequence ATGACCAAGGGAGTAATCGCCGCCGGCGATCGGGAGACGGCCGCCGCCGGGGCCGAGATGTTGCGCGCGGGCGGCAATGCCGTTGATGCCGCCGTGGCCGCCGCCTTTGTATCGTTTCTGGCCGAGGCCGGTATCGTCCATCTGGGCGGCAGCGGCCTGGCCCAACTGTATGACGCCCGCAGCGGTTTGTCGCGGGTCTATGACTTTTTCAGCGTCGTGCCGGGGTTGGGCGGGCCGGTGCCGGAGACAATCGACTTCGAGAAAGTGACCATCGACTTCGGCGCGGCCACGCAGAGCTTCTATCTGGGGCGCGGCTCGGTGGCCGTGCCGGGCAACATCGCCGGGCTGTGCCGGTTGGCGGCCGACTATGGCCGCCTGCCGCTGGGCGTGTTGCTGGAGCCGGCCTTGCGCCTGGCCCGCGACGGCGTGGCCCTGGTTGCCTTCCAGACCGACACCTGCCGCCTACTGGCCCCGCTGTATACCCACACCGACGACATCCGGCGCGTCTTCGCTCCCCAGGGCCGGCTGATCCAGCCCGAGGAACGCCTGTTTATCCCCGACCTGGCCCACACGCTGGCCGCGCTGGCCCGCGAGGGGGACAGCTACGCCCGCCGCGGCCCGCTGGCCCAGGCTTTGCTGAGCGATCAGGCGGCCAATGGCGGGCTGCTGACCGCGACCGATCTGGAACAGTACGAGGTGCTGCGCCCCGCGCCCATTCGCGTGGCCTATCGCGGCTACGAGGTGCTCTTGCCGCCGCTGTGCTCGGCCGGCGGCGTGCTGACGGCCTTCACGCTGAAGCTGCTGGCCGCCTTCGACGTGGCCGCGCAACCCCACGGCTCGGCCGCCCACCTGCAACTGCTGGCCGAGGCGATGGCGGCCACGACGCGGGCGCGCGCGGTCTGGGACGACCTACTCGATACGCTGCCCGGCGATGAGGCCACGGCCCGCTTTCTCGACGACGGCTTCATCGCCCCCTATCGCGACGAGATGCGCGCCGCGCTGGCCGCCCGGCGGCCGTCGCCCATCGTCACCGAACCGCCCGGCCCGACGAACACCAGTCACCTGAGCGTGATCGACGGCGACGGCCTGTGCGTGGGCCTGACGACGACGGCCGGCGAATCGGCCGGCTACATCGTGCCCGGCACCGGCTATATCCCCAACAACATGCTCGGCGAGGAAGATCTGCACCCCAAGGGCTTCCACAGCCGCCCGGCCGGGCAGCGCATCCCGACGATGATGGCCCCGGTCGTGGTGCTGGAGCGCGGCCAACCGCGGCTGGTCGTCGGCAGCGGCGGCAGCATCCGCATCCGCAGCGCCATCCTGCAAACGCTCAGCAACCTGCTTGATTATCGCCTGCCGCTGGACAAAGCGGTCAATCTGGCCCGCGTTCATCTGGACGGCGAGGTGTTGCAATGCGAGGCGGGCTACGACGCGCGGGCGGTGGATGAGCTGGAAAGCCTGGGCTACCGCGTCAACCGCTGGCCGACGCGCGGCATCTACTTCGGCGGGGCGCACAGCGTGGCCCGCGACGCCGACGGCCGCCTCTATGCCGCCGGGGACAATCGGCGCGGTGGGGCGACGGCCGAAGAGTAG
- a CDS encoding DUF2142 domain-containing protein: MKMRQGTRRTEYFLLGMLLLAYLALGTLFAVRTPAWQAPDEPAHVNYVRQLVEGGLPVIAPGDWDQAYLSQVVGAEFAPAFPVDGLTYEDWQPPLYYLLQAPVYRLTGGSLTAMRLLSVLLGAGVVALAYVVGRAVFDGDIPAALAVAAFVAFLPQHLAILGSVNNDSLAELIIAAMLALLVVAWPEAPPQSPPVGGKKEPSPPEWGKKERGRLLALGLLLGAGFLTKGTVYIMAPVVGVFLLVRYWPRRSDRSAAGLSGLIRPLLLVFVPALLLGLLWWGRNVAVYGGLDVIGKAAHDAVVVGQPRTAEWIAQYGLGGTIMRFLRTTFTSFWGQFGWMAAPLPGWMVGALAVVTLAAVVGLVMATAVQAGGQGSRGAGEHRPNDEPFFTRHSPLATRHLLVLGLTFLLTLSLHVFYNLTFVQHQGRYLFPALIPIAVGFVVGLGYWLRPLVRRWAWAAWLLPLGIAALLGGIALYALWRILPGLAPG, translated from the coding sequence ATGAAGATGCGACAGGGGACGCGCCGGACAGAGTACTTCCTACTGGGAATGTTGCTGCTCGCTTATCTAGCGTTGGGCACGCTGTTCGCCGTCCGCACGCCGGCCTGGCAAGCGCCCGACGAGCCGGCCCACGTCAACTACGTCCGCCAACTGGTCGAGGGCGGCCTGCCGGTCATCGCGCCGGGCGACTGGGATCAGGCCTATCTGAGCCAGGTCGTCGGCGCGGAGTTCGCCCCGGCCTTCCCGGTCGATGGGCTGACCTATGAGGATTGGCAGCCGCCACTCTATTATCTGCTGCAAGCGCCGGTCTACCGGCTGACGGGCGGCTCGTTGACGGCCATGCGGCTGCTGTCGGTGCTGCTGGGGGCGGGCGTGGTGGCGCTGGCTTACGTCGTCGGCCGCGCGGTGTTTGACGGCGACATCCCTGCCGCGCTGGCCGTGGCCGCTTTCGTCGCCTTCCTGCCGCAACATCTGGCGATCCTCGGCTCGGTCAACAACGACAGCCTGGCTGAACTGATTATTGCCGCGATGTTGGCGTTGTTGGTTGTGGCCTGGCCGGAAGCCCCCCCTCAATCCCCCCCAGTGGGGGGGAAGAAAGAACCATCCCCCCCGGAGTGGGGGAAGAAAGAGCGCGGCCGGTTGTTGGCGCTGGGTTTGCTGCTGGGGGCGGGCTTTCTGACCAAGGGCACGGTCTACATCATGGCCCCGGTGGTGGGTGTTTTCCTGCTCGTCCGCTATTGGCCTCGTCGATCTGACAGATCGGCCGCCGGCCTGTCAGGGCTGATCCGGCCCTTGTTGCTCGTCTTTGTCCCGGCGTTGCTGCTCGGCTTGCTGTGGTGGGGGCGCAACGTGGCCGTCTATGGCGGCCTGGACGTGATCGGCAAGGCGGCCCACGACGCCGTGGTCGTCGGCCAGCCGCGCACGGCCGAGTGGATCGCCCAATATGGCCTGGGCGGGACGATCATGCGCTTCCTGCGCACGACGTTCACCAGCTTCTGGGGTCAGTTCGGCTGGATGGCCGCGCCGCTGCCGGGCTGGATGGTGGGAGCGTTGGCGGTGGTGACGTTGGCGGCGGTTGTGGGGCTGGTAATGGCGACCGCCGTTCAGGCAGGGGGGCAGGGGAGCAGGGGAGCAGGGGAGCACAGACCGAACGACGAACCATTCTTCACTCGCCACTCGCCACTCGCCACTCGCCACTTGCTCGTATTGGGCTTGACCTTCCTGCTAACCCTGTCCCTGCACGTGTTCTACAATCTGACGTTCGTCCAGCATCAGGGGCGCTACTTGTTCCCGGCGCTGATCCCTATCGCCGTGGGCTTTGTGGTCGGGTTGGGGTATTGGCTGCGGCCGTTGGTCCGGCGCTGGGCGTGGGCGGCGTGGCTGTTGCCGCTGGGGATCGCCGCCTTGCTGGGCGGCATCGCGCTGTACGCCCTCTGGCGTATTCTGCCCGGATTAGCGCCCGGTTGA
- a CDS encoding DUF4058 family protein, with the protein MPSPFPGMDLYLEGEMFQEFQHTLANQISKQLLELLWPKYVALLSRRTVIARTPLPYEAATITRPAAQLASLVPEEVPVLSVEVRDVANRRLVTVIEILSPVNKMGEGALEYADKRLALMGTSVHLLEIDLLRLGQRLLFESDPPPADYYVYLSRFTKRPITEIWPIGLRERLPVVPVPLLPPDADVALDLQRAVDACYDLVHYERLLDYTAAPPPPPLSEADAGWVAETVSSSSVGQ; encoded by the coding sequence ATGCCGTCGCCATTTCCGGGAATGGATCTCTATCTCGAAGGCGAGATGTTCCAGGAGTTCCAACACACTCTGGCCAATCAAATCAGTAAGCAATTACTCGAACTATTATGGCCGAAATACGTGGCGCTACTATCCAGGCGAACCGTTATCGCTCGGACGCCGCTGCCATACGAAGCCGCGACCATCACCCGTCCCGCCGCCCAATTAGCCAGCCTTGTGCCCGAAGAAGTGCCGGTGCTGAGCGTGGAAGTGCGCGACGTCGCCAACCGGCGGCTGGTGACGGTCATCGAAATCCTCTCGCCGGTCAACAAGATGGGCGAGGGCGCGCTGGAGTATGCCGACAAACGGCTGGCGCTGATGGGCACCAGCGTCCACTTGCTGGAGATCGATCTGCTGCGGCTCGGCCAGCGGCTTCTCTTTGAGAGCGATCCCCCGCCGGCCGATTACTACGTCTACCTGAGCCGCTTCACCAAGCGCCCCATCACCGAAATATGGCCCATCGGCCTGCGCGAGCGGCTGCCGGTCGTGCCCGTGCCGCTGCTGCCGCCCGACGCCGACGTAGCATTAGACTTGCAGCGGGCCGTTGACGCCTGCTACGACCTGGTGCATTATGAGCGGCTGCTCGATTACACCGCCGCGCCGCCGCCCCCGCCGTTGAGCGAGGCGGATGCCGGGTGGGTCGCGGAAACAGTAAGCAGTAGCTCAGTGGGTCAGTAA
- a CDS encoding glycosyltransferase family 2 protein, which yields MLTLAAIILTKNEARHVAECVASLRWADRIIVFDSCSDDATADLGRAAGAEVYQQPFANYAAQRNAALDAATAHGPVEWVFFVDADERGTPELAAEIRRVISERPENGWYVPRHNYIFGRLTLGAGWYPDYQFRLLRHGKARYVRPVHELGEVDGAIGYLTNPLIHHNYRDTAQFHAKQRFYVATDAAILKEQGIRPKPRNYVLQPLRHFWWRFVTLRGWRDGLHGLRLSLYMAYYEWAKYRRLAEIISHG from the coding sequence ATGCTCACCCTGGCCGCCATCATCCTGACCAAGAACGAGGCCCGGCACGTGGCCGAATGCGTCGCCAGTCTGCGCTGGGCCGACCGGATCATCGTCTTCGACTCCTGTAGCGACGACGCGACGGCTGATCTGGGGCGGGCGGCGGGGGCCGAGGTCTACCAGCAGCCATTCGCCAACTACGCCGCCCAGCGCAACGCGGCCCTCGACGCGGCGACGGCCCACGGCCCGGTCGAGTGGGTCTTCTTCGTGGACGCCGACGAGCGGGGTACGCCGGAACTGGCGGCCGAGATTCGCCGTGTCATCAGCGAGCGGCCGGAGAATGGTTGGTACGTGCCCCGGCATAACTACATCTTCGGCCGCCTGACGCTGGGCGCGGGCTGGTATCCCGATTACCAGTTCCGCCTGCTGCGCCACGGCAAGGCGCGCTACGTGCGGCCGGTGCACGAACTGGGCGAGGTGGACGGGGCGATTGGCTATCTGACGAACCCGCTCATCCACCACAACTACCGCGACACGGCCCAATTCCACGCCAAGCAGCGCTTCTACGTGGCGACCGACGCGGCCATCCTGAAAGAGCAGGGTATCCGGCCCAAGCCGCGCAACTACGTGCTGCAACCGCTGCGGCATTTCTGGTGGCGCTTCGTCACGCTGCGCGGCTGGCGCGACGGGCTGCATGGGCTGCGGCTGAGCCTCTACATGGCCTACTACGAGTGGGCCAAGTATCGGCGGTTGGCGGAAATAATTAGCCACGGATAG
- a CDS encoding PPC domain-containing protein — MRKRDVGCLVFGVLLLAVASCRSDPNPQQTNTLEPEWAGATTPPANTPARPTDIPAATIAPTPLATPDDWPTLGSERMGPALAIPPTWIDLTGQIDAAGMDNRLGINLLLAADSERTGRSLLAGKSFSEGAYVSGLIISPPATVVDPTAALAELLATAAPTAVRLTDIAPFTSANGVAGLVVDVGDGPIGLNVVEPNDLRTRVALFMPPATGATAPAWIALLLSASAEQWAANFDLFDRMLRSARVFDVGPGATAQEGHVVVRGELRGDSVEVGAALEPGVRDLWTFTTTGNRHASLFLRPDDAPLDLTLTLLDPNRQMIAQVENGYAGMTEVLTDLLLTQPGVYIIEVSDFAHHAGRYTLSLSLSDQPQYAGGGPIAFGQALQNQLPANSLHNWAFSGAAGQLLSIVVEPGAPTFDAILELYAPDGRQLIALDEGFSGDPEVLSGFALPAAGEYVILVRSFSPQGGPYTLSLAESDQRVANFYDAGDLAYGEVRRETLQRQEAHAWFVQARAGDHILARVTPLSAALDLDVWLLDGNVARLAAVDEFAAGEPETIEVTLAADGQYILLVRDFNGEPGEYEIALGAAPAATPENAGTLSYGDSIIGAIRPATAVAWTFNAQAGDVIDLDVQATDSGSDLVVQLQGPDGVTALEVDEHSAGDDERIRGFAIPAAGQWRIVLREYFGDAAGYRLSLMRGR; from the coding sequence ATGCGGAAGCGCGACGTAGGCTGTCTGGTTTTCGGCGTCCTTCTCCTGGCCGTTGCGTCGTGCCGCTCAGACCCCAACCCGCAACAAACGAACACGCTTGAACCGGAATGGGCCGGGGCGACCACACCGCCCGCGAACACCCCTGCCCGGCCAACCGATATACCGGCTGCGACCATCGCGCCCACGCCCTTGGCTACCCCCGACGATTGGCCCACCCTGGGCAGCGAGCGCATGGGCCCGGCGCTGGCGATTCCGCCCACCTGGATCGATCTGACCGGCCAAATCGACGCGGCCGGCATGGATAACCGCCTGGGCATCAATCTGCTGCTGGCCGCCGACTCCGAGCGCACCGGGCGCAGCCTGCTGGCGGGCAAATCTTTCAGCGAGGGGGCCTACGTCTCCGGCCTGATCATCAGCCCACCCGCGACGGTCGTCGATCCAACCGCCGCTCTGGCCGAGCTACTGGCGACGGCCGCGCCGACCGCCGTGCGCCTGACCGATATTGCGCCGTTCACCTCGGCCAACGGCGTCGCCGGGCTGGTCGTCGATGTCGGCGACGGGCCGATCGGTCTGAATGTTGTGGAGCCGAACGACCTGCGCACGCGGGTGGCGCTGTTCATGCCCCCGGCCACGGGCGCGACGGCCCCGGCCTGGATCGCCCTGCTGCTCAGCGCGTCGGCCGAGCAGTGGGCGGCGAACTTTGACCTGTTCGACCGGATGCTGCGCTCGGCCCGCGTCTTTGACGTGGGGCCGGGGGCCACGGCCCAGGAAGGCCATGTCGTCGTCCGCGGCGAATTGCGCGGCGACAGCGTCGAGGTCGGGGCGGCGCTGGAACCCGGCGTCCGCGATCTGTGGACGTTCACCACAACCGGCAACCGCCATGCCTCGCTGTTTCTGCGCCCCGATGACGCGCCCCTCGATCTAACGCTCACTCTCTTAGACCCCAACCGGCAGATGATCGCCCAGGTTGAGAACGGCTACGCGGGCATGACCGAAGTCCTGACCGATCTCCTGCTGACCCAACCGGGGGTCTACATCATCGAGGTGAGCGATTTCGCCCACCATGCCGGCCGTTACACGCTCTCCCTCAGCCTGTCCGATCAACCGCAATACGCCGGCGGCGGCCCTATCGCCTTCGGCCAGGCGCTACAAAACCAGTTGCCGGCCAATAGCCTACACAATTGGGCATTCTCCGGCGCGGCCGGCCAACTTCTCAGCATCGTCGTCGAACCGGGCGCGCCGACGTTCGACGCCATCCTGGAGCTATACGCCCCCGACGGCCGACAACTGATCGCCCTGGATGAGGGCTTCAGCGGCGACCCGGAGGTACTATCCGGCTTCGCGCTGCCGGCCGCCGGCGAATACGTCATCCTGGTGCGCAGCTTCTCGCCCCAGGGCGGCCCCTACACCCTCTCGCTGGCGGAGAGCGACCAGCGCGTCGCCAACTTCTACGACGCCGGCGATCTGGCCTATGGCGAGGTGCGCCGCGAAACGCTGCAACGGCAGGAGGCCCACGCCTGGTTCGTGCAGGCCAGGGCCGGCGACCACATCCTGGCGCGGGTGACGCCGCTGAGCGCCGCTCTCGATCTCGACGTCTGGCTGCTGGACGGCAACGTCGCGCGCCTGGCCGCCGTGGACGAATTCGCGGCGGGCGAGCCGGAGACAATTGAAGTGACGCTGGCGGCCGATGGGCAATACATCCTCCTGGTGCGCGATTTCAACGGCGAGCCGGGCGAGTATGAGATCGCTCTGGGCGCGGCCCCGGCGGCCACGCCCGAAAACGCCGGCACGCTCAGCTATGGCGACTCGATCATCGGCGCGATCCGGCCCGCGACGGCCGTCGCCTGGACGTTCAACGCGCAGGCCGGCGACGTGATCGACCTCGACGTGCAGGCCACCGACTCCGGCAGCGACCTGGTCGTCCAGCTCCAGGGGCCGGACGGCGTGACGGCGCTGGAGGTGGATGAGCACTCGGCCGGCGACGATGAGCGCATCCGCGGCTTCGCCATCCCCGCCGCCGGGCAATGGCGCATCGTCCTGCGCGAATATTTCGGCGACGCGGCGGGCTATCGGTTGAGTCTGATGCGGGGAAGGTAG
- a CDS encoding LCP family protein, translating into MSTDSRDPRRNSGPRLPVWALLLLVGLGLLLLILSSVWLFRTVRGLASVSDGVGADFNPVPGQVDPGQTAPEVTGGTVAAPPGVDPESIPDWAGMERVNILLLGVDLRCDEEGPTHSDTIIVATIDPVSRSASLLSLPRDLWVEIPDFGVNRINQAYFLGQAYELPGGGAALAVETVEAFLGVPIDYYVAVDFNAFVEFVDMMGGIVVEVPERIEDPNYPDNCYGYDPFAIDAGLQRLDGATALKYARTRATFGGDVDRAGRQQQVIMAVRDQATQLDTLPQLLLSAPQLWQSFQENVSTNLELDQALQLANLVRTIPSENMRNVVLDYSYVYNDTTFDGQQVLVPLRDEVRALRDELFAPPAVPTPVIEALPTVIVAEDARVAIYNGTPAFGLAAETQQFLLRNGITVTDIGNADSSTYTTTQIIDYGAHPGTVQRLIQLMNIPPLNVSTSSNPAGDFDVLVILGSDWEIP; encoded by the coding sequence ATGTCAACTGATTCGCGTGATCCTCGTCGCAATTCCGGCCCCCGGCTGCCGGTCTGGGCTTTACTTCTTCTGGTGGGGCTGGGCCTGCTGCTCCTGATCCTCAGTTCGGTCTGGCTATTTCGCACGGTGCGCGGCCTGGCGTCGGTATCGGATGGCGTCGGCGCCGATTTCAACCCCGTTCCCGGCCAGGTAGACCCCGGCCAGACCGCGCCGGAAGTGACGGGCGGCACCGTCGCCGCCCCGCCCGGCGTCGACCCGGAGTCGATCCCCGATTGGGCCGGCATGGAGCGCGTCAATATCCTGCTGCTGGGCGTCGACCTGCGCTGCGACGAAGAAGGCCCCACCCATAGCGACACGATCATCGTCGCCACCATCGACCCGGTCAGCCGCTCGGCGTCGTTATTATCGTTGCCGCGCGACTTGTGGGTGGAGATCCCCGACTTCGGCGTCAACCGCATCAACCAGGCCTACTTTCTGGGCCAGGCGTATGAATTGCCCGGCGGCGGCGCGGCGCTGGCCGTCGAGACGGTCGAGGCCTTCCTGGGTGTGCCCATCGATTACTACGTCGCCGTCGATTTCAACGCCTTCGTCGAGTTCGTCGATATGATGGGCGGGATCGTCGTCGAAGTGCCGGAGCGCATCGAAGACCCCAACTACCCCGATAACTGCTACGGCTACGACCCGTTCGCCATCGACGCCGGGCTGCAACGGCTCGACGGGGCCACGGCGCTCAAATATGCCCGCACCCGCGCCACCTTCGGCGGCGACGTGGACCGCGCCGGCCGCCAGCAACAGGTGATCATGGCCGTGCGCGATCAGGCGACGCAACTGGACACGCTGCCGCAACTGCTGCTCAGCGCGCCGCAACTGTGGCAATCCTTCCAGGAAAACGTTTCGACCAACCTGGAGCTGGATCAGGCGCTGCAACTGGCGAATCTGGTGCGCACCATCCCCAGCGAGAACATGCGCAACGTGGTGCTCGATTACTCCTACGTCTACAACGACACGACCTTCGACGGCCAGCAGGTGCTTGTGCCGTTGCGCGACGAAGTGCGCGCCCTGCGCGATGAGCTATTCGCGCCGCCGGCCGTGCCCACGCCGGTCATCGAAGCCTTGCCCACCGTCATCGTCGCCGAGGACGCGCGTGTCGCCATCTACAACGGCACGCCCGCCTTCGGTCTGGCGGCCGAGACCCAGCAATTCCTGCTACGCAACGGCATCACCGTCACCGATATCGGCAATGCCGATTCGTCCACCTACACGACGACCCAGATCATCGACTACGGCGCGCATCCCGGCACGGTGCAGCGGTTGATCCAACTGATGAACATCCCGCCCCTCAACGTCAGCACCAGCAGTAACCCGGCCGGTGACTTTGACGTGCTGGTCATCCTGGGCAGCGATTGGGAAATCCCCTAG
- a CDS encoding prephenate dehydrogenase, giving the protein MITDESGAGERLAGLRVGIVGLGLMGGSLALALRGRVAGLIGVERQGDTRQMALRAGVVDEALEALTPDAPPIDLLVLATPVRVILDTLGRLPALRPGGCAVIDLGSTKRAVLAAMDTLPPSFAAIGGHPMCGKETSGLASASADLFRGQTFILCRGRRTTPALEATALALVAAIDARPLVMDAADHDAIVAAVSHLPAVLSAALMRLAADERQWAVSASGFRDVARLAGSDPRMMLDILLTNRDALLGALDGYEAELAVLRQALTEGDEAALGDWLAGAQLRYAAYRRHKSAEHLHLPGGGPPPPGKIA; this is encoded by the coding sequence ATGATCACGGATGAAAGCGGGGCCGGCGAACGACTGGCCGGCCTGCGGGTGGGCATTGTCGGCCTGGGGCTGATGGGCGGCTCATTGGCGTTGGCCCTGCGCGGCCGGGTGGCCGGACTGATCGGCGTGGAGCGGCAGGGCGACACCCGCCAAATGGCGCTGCGCGCCGGCGTCGTCGATGAGGCCCTCGAAGCGTTGACGCCCGACGCGCCGCCCATCGACCTGCTGGTGCTGGCGACGCCGGTGCGGGTCATCCTGGATACGCTGGGGCGGCTGCCCGCGCTGCGGCCGGGTGGCTGCGCCGTGATCGATCTGGGCAGCACCAAGCGGGCCGTGCTGGCCGCCATGGATACCCTGCCGCCGTCGTTCGCGGCCATCGGCGGCCACCCCATGTGCGGCAAGGAGACATCGGGGCTGGCCTCGGCCTCGGCCGACCTGTTTCGCGGCCAGACGTTCATCCTCTGCCGCGGACGCCGCACCACGCCGGCTCTGGAAGCGACGGCGCTGGCTCTGGTGGCGGCCATCGACGCCCGGCCGCTGGTGATGGACGCGGCCGACCACGACGCCATTGTAGCCGCCGTCAGCCATTTGCCGGCCGTCCTCTCGGCGGCGCTGATGCGTCTGGCCGCCGACGAACGGCAATGGGCCGTCAGCGCCTCCGGCTTTCGCGACGTGGCCCGGCTGGCCGGCTCCGACCCGCGCATGATGCTCGACATCCTGCTGACCAACCGCGACGCGCTGCTGGGCGCGCTGGACGGCTACGAGGCCGAGCTGGCCGTCCTGCGCCAGGCTCTGACCGAGGGGGACGAAGCCGCCCTGGGCGATTGGCTGGCCGGGGCGCAGCTACGGTATGCCGCCTATCGCCGCCACAAATCGGCCGAACACCTGCACCTGCCCGGCGGGGGACCGCCGCCACCCGGCAAAATTGCCTGA